The following proteins are encoded in a genomic region of Arachis stenosperma cultivar V10309 chromosome 4, arast.V10309.gnm1.PFL2, whole genome shotgun sequence:
- the LOC130974344 gene encoding F-box/kelch-repeat protein At1g55270 — protein MNQLVEHSSNAHSHRGYRVQAPLVDSVSCYCRVDSGLKTVAGARKFVPGSKLCIQPDINPNAHRRKNSRRERTRVQPPLLPGLPDDLAIACLIRVPRVEHRKLRLVCKRWHRLLSGNFFYSLRKSLGMAEEWVYVIKRDRDGRISLHAFDPTYQLWQPLPPVPVEYSEALGFGCAVLSGCHLYLFGGRDPLKGSMRRVIFYNARTNKWHRAPDMLRKRHLFGSCVINNCLYVAGGECEGIQRTLRSAEVYDPNRSRWNFISEMSTAMVPFIGVVHNGTWFLKGLGSRRNVMCEAYSPETDAWTPVSNGMVNGWRNPSISLHGQLYALDCQDGCKLTVYDTATDSWKKFIDSKLHLGSSRALDAAALVSLNGKLCIIRNNMSISLVDVSSPNRQVETNPHLWENIAGEGHIRTLVRNLWSTIAGRGGLKSHIVHCQVLQA, from the exons ATGAACCAGTTAGTTGAACACTCTTCTAATGCTCATAGTCATAGGGGCTATAGAGTTCAAGCTCCACTG GTTGATTCTGTTTCATGCTACTGTAGAGTAGATTCGGGCCTAAAAACAGTTGCTGGGGCAAGGAAATTTGTTCCGGGATCAAAGCTATGTATCCAACCTGACATAAATCCGAATGCACATAGGAGAAAAAACTCACGGAGAGAGAGGACAAGAGTTCAGCCTCCTCTCCTACCTGGCCTCCCTGACGATCTTGCTATTGCTTGTTTGATTCGAGTACCCCGGGTAGAGCACAGGAAACTGCGTTTGGTTTGCAAAAGATGGCACCGCCTCTTGTCTGGAAACTTCTTTTATTCACTGAGAAAAAGTCTTGGAATGGCCGAAGAGTGGGTTTATGTCATCAAAAGAGATCGTGATGGAAGAATTTCATTGCATGCATTTGATCCCACCTACCAACTGTGGCAACCCCTTCCCCCTGTTCCTGTGGAATATTCTGAAGCACTAGGATTTGGCTGTGCAGTTCTTAGCGGTTGTCACTTGTACTTATTTGGTGGAAGGGATCCTCTGAAGGGATCTATGAGACGTGTCATTTTCTATAATGCCCGAACAAATAAATGGCATAGGGCACCAGACATGCTGCGGAAACGTCATCTGTTTGGCTCTTGTGTAATAAATAATTGTCTTTATGTGGCTGGTGGTGAATGCGAAGGAATTCAAAGAACTCTTAGGTCTGCTGAAGTTTATGATCCAAATCGGAGTAGGTGGAACTTTATCTCAGAGATGAGCACAGCGATGGTGCCCTTTATTGGTGTTGTTCATAATGGAACATGGTTTCTGAAGGGACTTGGGTCGCGTCGCAATGTCATGTGCGAAGCATATTCCCCTGAAACCGATGCCTGGACTCCAGTTAGTAATGGGATGGTGAATGGCTGGCGTAATCCTAGCATCTCGCTTCATGGACAACTGTATGCACTTGATTGCCAGGATGGGTGCAAGCTCACAGTATATGACACTGCAACAGATTCATGGAAAAAGTTTATTGACAGCAAGCTTCATTTGGGTAGCTCCCGTGCTCTCGATGCTGCTGCACTTGTTTCCCTCAATGGAAAGTTATGCATCATCCGCAACAATATGAGCATCAGTCTAGTCGATGTTTCTAGTCCAAACAGGCAAGTGGAAACAAATCCTCACCTATGGGAAAATATTGCCGGAGAGGGTCACATCAGGACATTAGTTAGAAATTTATGGTCAACTATAGCAGGGCGTGGTGGTTTGAAGAGTCACATTGTTCATTGTCAAGTGCTTCAAGCGTGA
- the LOC130974161 gene encoding DEAD-box ATP-dependent RNA helicase 37-like, with protein sequence MRASWADLAANSAAEVAGSGTSANNAGASNSLPPSRSTYVPPHLRNRPPSAEPSAPPYSGGATSGSGAGAVNSGSRWGAPRGDYRSGGNKSGWGSRSGGWDRGRDREVNPFGDQDDTEQEFGEQENTGINFDAYEDIPVETSGDNVPPPVNTFAEIDLGEALNRNIMRCKYVKPTPVQRHAIPISLAGRDLMACAQTGSGKTAAFCFPIISGILRGQPMQRPPRGVRTVYPLALVLSPTRELSMQIHDEARKFAYQTGVKVVVAYGGAPINHQLRELEKGVDILVATPGRLVDLLERARVSLQMIRYLALDEADRMLDMGFEPQIRKIVEQMDMPPPGVRQTMLFSATFPKEIQRLASDFLSKYIFLAVGRVGSSTDLIVQRVEYVQESDKRSHLMDLLHAQRANGVQGKQALTLVFVETKKGADALEHWLCMNGFPATTIHGDRTQQEREMALRSFKSGNTPILVATDVAARGLDIPHVAHVVNFDLPNDIDDYVHRIGRTGRAGKKGLATAFFNDNNASLARSLAELMQEANQEVPAWLSRYAARSSFGGRNRRSGGGRFGGRDFRREGSFNRGGSDYYNAGNSSGGYGASGGYGPGGTSAWD encoded by the exons ATGCGAGCTTCATGGGCTGATTTGGCTGCAAATTCTGCAGCTGAGGTTGCTGGTTCTGGTACTTCAGCCAATAATGCCGGGGCTAGTAACAGTTTACCTCCATCCCGGTCTACTTACGTGCCTCCGCATCTGAGGAACCGGCCGCCATCAGCTGAACCATCTGCCCCGCCATATAGTGGCGGTGCAACTTCTGGTTCTGGGGCTGGTGCAGTTAATTCTGGATCACGTTGGGGTGCACCTCGTGGCGATTACCGTTCAGGGGGAAACAAAAGTGGATGGGGGAGCAGAAGTGGGGGTTGGGATCGTGGGAGGGACCGTGAGGTCAATCCGTTTGGAGATCAGGATGACACAGAGCAGGAATTTGGTGAGCAAGAGAACACGGGGATAAATTTTGATGCCTACGAGGACATTCCGGTGGAGACTAGCGGGGATAATGTGCCACCGCCTGTGAATACATTTGCTGAGATTGACTTGGGTGAAGCGCTTAATCGTAATATAATGAGGTGCAAATATGTTAAGCCAACGCCTGTTCAGCGGCATGCCATACCAATTTCCCTTGCTGGAAGGGATTTGATGGCATGTGCTCAGACTGGTTCTGGAAAGACAGCTGCTTTCTGTTTCCCAATTATCAGTGGAATTTTGAGGGGCCAACCTATGCAAAGGCCACCTCGTGGTGTGCGTACTGTGTATCCACTTGCCCTTGTTCTCTCACCAACTAGGGAGCTATCAATGCAA ATACATGACGAGGCTAGGAAGTTTGCATATCAAACAGGCGTTAAGGTGGTGGTTGCTTATGGTGGAGCTCCAATAAACCATCAG CTAAGAGAGCTTGAGAAGGGGGTGGACATTCTTGTTGCAACTCCTGGAAGACTGGTAGATTTGCTGGAGAGAGCTAGAGTTTCACTTCAGATGATAAGATATCTAGCTCTAGATGAGGCAGATAGGATGCTGGATATGGGTTTTGAGCCGCAAATAAGGAAGATTGTTGAACAAATGGATATGCCTCCTCCAGGTGTAAGACAGACTATGCTATTCAGTGCCACGTTTCCTAAAGAGATACAG AGACTAGCCTCGGATTTCCTGTCAAAATACATTTTTCTTGCTGTTGGAAGAGTTGGGTCAAGTACCGATTTAATTGTCCAAAGAGTTGAGTATGTTCAGGAGTCTGACAAGAGAAGTCATCTCATGGATCTTCTTCATGCACAGAGAGCAAATGGTGTGCAAGGAAAG CAAGCTTTGACATTAGTTTTTGTGGAGACAAAGAAGGGAGCTGATGCACTGGAACATTGGCTGTGTATGAATGGTTTTCCAGCTACTACCATTCATGGAGACCGGACTCAACAG GAAAGAGAAATGGCATTAAGGTCATTTAAAAGTGGCAACACGCCCATATTGGTTGCCACTGATGTGGCTGCACGTGGTCTTGATATTCCTCATGTCGCCCATGTTGTTAATTTTGACCTTCCCAATGATATTGATGACTATGTACACCGTATCGGAAGGACGGGACGTGCTGGAAAGAAAGGCCTCGCAACTGCATTCTTTAATGACAACAATGCCTCCCTTGCAAGGTCTTTGGCAGAACTAATGCAGGAAGCAAATCAAGAAGTGCCAGCATGGCTCTCACGGTATGCTGCTCGATCTTCATTTGGAGGTAGGAACCGTCGTTCGGGAGGAGGGCGTTTTGGTGGCCGAGACTTTCGAAGAGAAGGTTCTTTCAACAGGGGTGGTTCTGATTACTACAATGCCGGAAACAGCAGTGGTGGATATGGGGCGTCGGGTGGATATGGTCCCGGTGGAACCAGTGCATGGGATTAA